The following are encoded in a window of Amycolatopsis lexingtonensis genomic DNA:
- a CDS encoding type VII secretion-associated protein, whose amino-acid sequence MTVRVAVDFGTSSTCVVASVNGREPQVVVIDGQPLMSSAVFAAADGTLFVGQEAERQAAVDPSRYEPNPKRRIDEGELLLGDSVLRVTDVVHAVLGRAVAEARRLAGEAEVDLLVLTHPADWGAIRTRLLRQAAGGLAREVALVPEPVAAAVYHAATFAPQDVTNDRTVEFSGRPGDALAVLDLGGGTVDVSVVRRLPPETARDRAGRPQRGGFQVLATRGDPGFGGADIDQALLEHVGSLVSAADPDAWRQLVEGREMVDRRRRRVLRQDVRGAKETLSRHAYTDVPMPPPFADAHVTREDLERLIAAPLGRAVELTVAAIGDAGLRPKQLTAIFLVGGSSRIPMISRLVHERTGVVPTSLDQPETVVARGALRAVLVDPDRTGALPGETMARLGAVPGGAHSPSAQRTEVVRPGDVAPRPAPPRTPPAPGGFPNRPVPPPSPPRGQPAARPWTPPAGQPGPPSSPGRPAPEPAAKSKRKLWGVAGIAVVVVAALVVAGFFVFKSSGDDAASGRTLSQYDFKFVAPGDWVQTDDRVADRQVVIHPQESRDGNDLLVAQEYVMDYDATADPQKLVDELKRSADADTDRWSAFTPSLSYAGRTVIGYHESKPGRPDLQVDWYVVAKGKVRVHIGCQYATAQLRDRVAVACTQAVSTVEILN is encoded by the coding sequence GTGACGGTCCGGGTTGCGGTGGACTTCGGGACATCGAGCACCTGCGTCGTCGCCTCGGTGAACGGGCGCGAGCCGCAGGTCGTGGTGATCGACGGCCAGCCGCTGATGTCCTCGGCGGTGTTCGCGGCCGCGGACGGCACGTTGTTCGTCGGCCAGGAGGCCGAGCGGCAGGCGGCGGTCGACCCGTCGCGGTACGAGCCGAACCCGAAGCGGCGGATCGACGAAGGCGAGCTGCTGCTCGGGGACAGCGTGCTGCGGGTGACCGACGTCGTGCACGCCGTCCTGGGGCGCGCGGTGGCCGAGGCGCGCCGGCTCGCCGGCGAAGCCGAGGTCGACCTGCTGGTGCTGACCCACCCCGCGGACTGGGGCGCGATCCGCACCCGGCTGCTGCGGCAGGCGGCGGGCGGGCTGGCGCGCGAGGTCGCGCTGGTGCCGGAGCCGGTCGCGGCGGCGGTCTACCACGCGGCGACGTTCGCGCCGCAGGACGTGACGAACGACCGCACCGTCGAGTTCAGCGGCCGCCCCGGCGACGCGCTCGCGGTGCTGGACCTCGGCGGCGGCACGGTGGACGTCAGCGTGGTCCGGCGGCTGCCGCCGGAGACCGCGCGGGACCGCGCCGGCCGGCCGCAGCGCGGCGGGTTCCAGGTCCTCGCCACCCGCGGCGACCCCGGGTTCGGCGGCGCGGACATCGACCAGGCACTGCTGGAGCACGTCGGCTCGCTGGTGTCCGCCGCGGACCCGGACGCGTGGCGCCAGCTCGTCGAAGGGCGCGAAATGGTCGACCGGCGCCGCCGTCGCGTGCTGCGCCAGGACGTCCGGGGCGCGAAGGAAACCCTTTCGCGGCACGCCTACACGGACGTGCCGATGCCACCGCCGTTCGCCGACGCCCACGTCACCCGCGAGGACCTGGAGCGGCTGATCGCCGCGCCGCTGGGCCGCGCGGTCGAGCTGACGGTCGCGGCGATCGGTGACGCGGGACTGCGCCCGAAGCAGCTCACAGCGATTTTCCTGGTCGGCGGGTCGAGCCGGATCCCGATGATCTCGCGGCTGGTGCACGAGCGCACCGGCGTCGTGCCGACGAGCCTCGACCAGCCCGAAACCGTGGTGGCGCGCGGCGCGTTGCGGGCGGTGCTGGTGGACCCGGACCGCACCGGCGCCCTCCCCGGCGAAACGATGGCGCGGCTCGGCGCCGTCCCGGGCGGCGCGCACAGCCCGTCGGCGCAGCGCACGGAGGTCGTCCGGCCCGGCGACGTCGCCCCGCGCCCGGCCCCGCCGCGCACCCCGCCCGCCCCGGGCGGGTTCCCGAACCGCCCGGTGCCCCCGCCGTCGCCGCCGCGCGGCCAGCCGGCGGCGCGCCCGTGGACCCCGCCCGCCGGGCAGCCCGGCCCGCCGTCAAGTCCCGGCCGTCCCGCGCCGGAACCGGCGGCGAAGAGCAAGCGGAAGCTGTGGGGTGTCGCCGGGATCGCGGTGGTCGTCGTGGCCGCGCTCGTCGTCGCCGGCTTCTTCGTGTTCAAGAGCTCCGGGGACGACGCCGCGAGCGGCCGCACGCTCTCGCAGTACGACTTCAAGTTCGTCGCGCCGGGGGACTGGGTCCAGACCGACGACCGGGTCGCCGACCGGCAGGTCGTGATCCACCCGCAGGAATCCCGCGACGGCAACGACCTGCTGGTCGCGCAGGAATACGTGATGGACTACGACGCGACCGCCGATCCGCAGAAGCTGGTCGACGAGCTCAAGCGCAGCGCGGACGCCGACACCGACCGCTGGAGCGCGTTCACCCCGAGCCTGTCCTACGCCGGCCGGACCGTGATCGGTTACCACGAAAGCAAACCGGGCCGGCCGGATCTCCAGGTCGACTGGTACGTCGTGGCGAAGGGCAAGGTGCGGGTGCACATCGGCTGCCAGTACGCGACGGCGCAGTTGCGGGACCGGGTGGCCGTCGCGTGCACGCAAGCCGTGTCCACGGTCGAAATCCTCAACTGA
- the eccCa gene encoding type VII secretion protein EccCa: MSTLQFKKSPRLAAPRPPGGEVHLEPPPEVPRVIPGNIVMKALPVVMIVASLGMMVFMFQASNRNPMMMAMGGMMVVGTLGMMAGGGGKGGGAKRAEMDEDRKDYLRYLGQMRDRAREAMVDQRAALEWVHPDPQSLWSLAASRRMWERRQNDQDFLHLRVGRSSHRLATRLVPPQTGPVDELEPIATLALRRFVRAHSIVPDLPTQITLRGFAAVSMQGDRALTRGLTRAMLAQMVTFHSPDDVLVAVATAGRAKEEWEWAKWLPHAQHPTLSDGIGQLRMMAGSLAQIENWLDEELRDRQRFSRNATPAPDQPHVVIIIDDAEVTREEQIVLEEGLVGVTLIDLSDSLGNLAARRGLRLVVEADRLGARSAGGVEWFGRPDTLSLVETESLARLISPYRVGGAAGQDVGDEEPLLSNPSLLELLGIPGDPMTFDVQQAWRPRPIRDRYRVPFGVGEYGQPVELDIKEAAAEGMGPHGLCIGATGSGKSEFLRTLVLGLLATHSSSTLNFVLVDFKGGATFMGLDKAPHVSAVITNLADEVTLVDRMKDALAGEMNRRQEALKNGGNFKNVWEYEKARENGADLDPLPALFIVCDEFSELLSAKPDFIDLFVAIGRLGRSLQMHMLLASQRLEEGKLRGLDSHLSYRIGLKTFSAAESRAAIGVPDAFELPSVPGGGYLKYDTSTLVRFKASYVSGPYRPAGLKAAGPAATVVRADKRPQLFVPDFVELPKEPEPQFIEEAPKEEQRQSEEAVEPSELDVIVSRLVGQGPPAHEVWLPPLKDPNSLDTLLPNLNPTDDRGLSPVGFFGNGRLQVPLGIIDRPYEQRRDPLWADFSGAAGHGVIVGGPQSGKSTMLRTLIMSMALTHTPEEAQFYCLDLGGGTLTGLADLPHVGGVAVARREPDKARRIVAELTTLLTEREGRFGAMGIDSMTEFRNRKRRGEIRPDQDPFGDAFLVVDNWRALRDDFEELETTITRLATQGLSYGVHVIVAANRWADIRPAIKDMLGTRFELRLGDPTESDIDRRVAVNIPAGRPGRGLTREKLHMLGGLPRIDGSSDPETIAAGVADAVAKIKGAWRGRVAPQVRLLPEMITYEDVLKLDTARDSKLVPIGVNEEDLQPIYLDFNAEPHFYAFADGESGKTNLLRQIARGISERYTSQEALILLVDYRRTMLGFVQGDALLGYAVSANQLESMVGDVFNSMTRRLPGPDVTQEQLKTRSWWKGPELFILVDDYDLVATSTANPLRKISDFLPQAKDVGLHLVVVRRTGGASKAMYDPIIGKLKEIAAPGMVMNGSRDEGALVGNIKPSAMPPGRGNLLTRKNGKQLIQVSWIQPD; encoded by the coding sequence GGACGAAGACCGCAAGGACTACCTCCGCTACCTGGGCCAGATGCGTGACCGCGCGCGTGAGGCGATGGTCGACCAGCGCGCCGCGCTCGAGTGGGTGCACCCCGACCCGCAGTCGCTGTGGTCGCTGGCCGCCAGCCGCCGGATGTGGGAACGCCGCCAGAACGACCAGGACTTCCTGCACCTGCGCGTGGGCCGCAGTTCGCACCGCCTCGCGACGCGGCTGGTCCCGCCGCAGACCGGGCCGGTCGACGAGCTGGAGCCGATCGCCACCCTCGCGCTGCGCCGGTTCGTGCGCGCGCACTCGATCGTGCCGGACCTGCCCACCCAGATCACCCTCCGCGGGTTCGCCGCGGTGAGCATGCAGGGCGACCGGGCGCTGACCCGCGGCCTGACCCGCGCGATGCTCGCGCAGATGGTCACCTTCCACAGCCCCGACGACGTGCTGGTCGCGGTCGCCACCGCGGGCCGCGCGAAGGAGGAGTGGGAGTGGGCGAAGTGGCTGCCGCACGCCCAGCACCCGACCCTGTCGGACGGCATCGGCCAGCTCCGCATGATGGCCGGTTCGCTGGCCCAGATCGAAAACTGGCTCGACGAAGAACTCCGTGACCGCCAGCGCTTCTCCCGCAACGCCACGCCGGCGCCGGACCAGCCGCACGTCGTCATCATCATCGACGACGCCGAAGTGACCCGCGAAGAGCAGATCGTCCTCGAAGAGGGCCTGGTCGGCGTCACGCTGATCGACCTGTCCGACTCGCTCGGCAACCTCGCCGCCCGCCGCGGCCTGCGGCTGGTCGTGGAGGCCGACCGGCTCGGCGCCCGCAGCGCCGGCGGTGTCGAGTGGTTCGGCCGCCCCGACACCCTCAGCCTGGTGGAGACCGAGTCGCTGGCCCGGCTCATCTCGCCCTACCGCGTCGGTGGCGCGGCGGGGCAGGACGTCGGCGACGAAGAGCCGCTGCTGTCCAACCCCTCGCTGCTGGAACTGCTCGGCATCCCGGGCGACCCGATGACCTTCGACGTCCAGCAGGCGTGGCGGCCCCGGCCGATCCGCGACCGCTACCGCGTCCCGTTCGGGGTCGGGGAGTACGGCCAGCCGGTGGAGCTCGACATCAAGGAAGCCGCCGCCGAGGGCATGGGCCCGCACGGCCTGTGCATCGGCGCGACCGGTTCCGGTAAGTCCGAGTTCCTCCGCACGCTGGTGCTGGGTCTGCTGGCCACGCACTCGTCGAGCACGCTCAACTTCGTCCTCGTCGACTTCAAGGGTGGCGCGACGTTCATGGGCCTGGACAAGGCCCCGCACGTCTCCGCGGTCATCACCAACCTCGCCGACGAGGTCACGCTGGTCGACCGGATGAAGGACGCGCTGGCCGGCGAGATGAACCGGCGCCAGGAAGCGCTGAAGAACGGCGGTAACTTCAAAAACGTCTGGGAGTACGAGAAAGCCCGCGAAAACGGCGCCGACCTCGACCCGCTGCCCGCGCTGTTCATCGTCTGTGACGAGTTCTCCGAGCTGCTGTCGGCGAAGCCGGACTTCATCGACCTGTTCGTCGCCATCGGCCGGCTGGGCCGGTCGCTGCAGATGCACATGCTGCTCGCCTCGCAGCGCCTCGAGGAAGGCAAGCTGCGCGGCCTGGACTCGCACCTGTCGTACCGGATCGGCCTCAAGACGTTCTCGGCGGCGGAATCCCGCGCCGCGATCGGCGTGCCGGACGCGTTCGAGCTGCCGTCGGTCCCCGGTGGTGGCTACCTGAAGTACGACACCTCGACGCTGGTGCGGTTCAAGGCCTCCTACGTCTCGGGCCCGTACCGGCCGGCCGGCCTCAAGGCGGCGGGCCCGGCGGCGACCGTGGTCCGCGCCGACAAGCGGCCGCAGCTGTTCGTCCCGGACTTCGTGGAACTGCCGAAGGAGCCGGAGCCGCAGTTCATCGAGGAAGCCCCCAAGGAAGAACAGCGGCAGTCCGAAGAAGCGGTCGAACCCTCGGAGCTGGACGTCATCGTCTCGCGGCTGGTCGGGCAGGGCCCGCCGGCGCACGAGGTGTGGCTGCCGCCGCTGAAGGACCCCAACTCGCTCGACACGCTGCTGCCGAACCTGAACCCGACCGACGACCGCGGCCTGTCCCCGGTCGGCTTCTTCGGCAACGGACGGCTGCAGGTGCCGCTGGGCATCATCGACCGGCCGTACGAGCAGCGGCGCGACCCGCTGTGGGCGGACTTCTCCGGCGCGGCCGGGCACGGCGTGATCGTCGGCGGCCCGCAGTCGGGCAAGTCGACGATGCTGCGGACGCTGATCATGTCGATGGCGCTCACGCACACCCCCGAGGAAGCGCAGTTCTACTGCCTCGACCTCGGTGGTGGCACGCTGACCGGTCTGGCCGACCTGCCGCACGTCGGTGGCGTCGCGGTGGCCCGGCGCGAGCCGGACAAGGCGCGGCGGATCGTGGCCGAGCTGACCACCCTGCTCACCGAGCGGGAGGGCCGGTTCGGGGCGATGGGTATCGACTCGATGACCGAGTTCCGCAACCGCAAGCGCCGCGGCGAGATCCGCCCGGACCAGGACCCGTTCGGCGACGCGTTCCTCGTCGTGGACAACTGGCGGGCGTTGCGGGATGACTTCGAAGAGCTGGAAACCACGATCACCCGGCTGGCCACGCAGGGTCTGTCCTACGGGGTGCACGTGATCGTGGCGGCGAACCGGTGGGCGGACATCCGCCCGGCGATCAAGGACATGCTGGGCACCCGGTTCGAGCTGCGCCTCGGTGACCCGACCGAGTCGGACATCGACCGCCGGGTCGCGGTGAACATCCCGGCCGGGCGGCCGGGCCGGGGCCTGACCCGGGAGAAGCTGCACATGCTGGGCGGTCTCCCGCGCATCGACGGGTCCAGCGACCCGGAGACGATCGCGGCCGGGGTGGCGGATGCGGTGGCGAAGATCAAGGGCGCCTGGCGCGGCCGGGTCGCGCCGCAGGTCCGCCTGCTGCCGGAGATGATCACCTACGAAGACGTGCTCAAGCTCGACACCGCGCGGGACTCCAAGCTCGTCCCGATCGGCGTCAACGAAGAAGACCTGCAGCCGATCTACCTCGACTTCAACGCCGAGCCGCACTTCTACGCGTTCGCGGACGGCGAGTCGGGCAAGACGAACCTGCTGCGGCAGATCGCCCGGGGCATCTCGGAGCGCTACACCTCGCAGGAAGCGCTGATCCTGCTGGTGGACTACCGGCGCACGATGCTCGGCTTCGTGCAGGGCGACGCGCTGCTCGGGTATGCGGTGTCGGCGAACCAGCTGGAGAGCATGGTCGGCGACGTCTTCAACTCGATGACGCGGCGCCTGCCGGGCCCGGACGTCACCCAGGAACAGCTGAAGACCCGCTCGTGGTGGAAGGGCCCGGAGCTGTTCATCCTGGTCGACGACTACGACCTGGTGGCCACGTCGACGGCCAACCCGCTGCGGAAGATCTCCGACTTCCTGCCGCAGGCCAAGGACGTCGGCCTGCACCTGGTGGTCGTGCGGCGCACCGGTGGTGCGTCGAAGGCGATGTACGACCCGATCATCGGCAAGCTCAAGGAGATCGCGGCGCCGGGCATGGTGATGAACGGTTCCCGCGACGAGGGCGCGCTGGTCGGCAACATCAAGCCGAGCGCGATGCCGCCCGGCCGAGGCAACCTGCTGACCCGGAAGAACGGCAAGCAGCTGATCCAGGTGTCGTGGATCCAGCCCGACTAG